One genomic window of Candidatus Shapirobacteria bacterium includes the following:
- a CDS encoding ABC transporter ATP-binding protein has translation MYQRTGQGEAILKVEEVKKNFYIGGQDLPVLKGITLQVNRGDFAIIFGPSGCGKSTLLHAILGMEPPTSGKVWIDGVNLYNMDEDEIVRHRKERIGIVFQQSIWIKSLTVLENVSFPNRLKGMSKEEAESLALETLKSVTLDNWAHHHPSELSSGQQQRVSLARALTIDPLVIVADEPTGNLDTVSGDELMELVSELNTKRGKTVLMVTHDLEYLRYANKLFHIIDGELVEEVDGKGAMELAQKLKSKKGLRTRTTVRDKNFLVSNKEKYVAK, from the coding sequence ATGTATCAGCGAACAGGACAAGGAGAGGCAATACTGAAGGTAGAAGAGGTGAAAAAGAATTTCTACATCGGGGGACAGGATTTGCCGGTGCTAAAGGGGATAACCTTACAGGTTAACCGGGGGGATTTTGCAATAATTTTCGGGCCGTCAGGGTGTGGGAAATCAACCTTGTTACACGCTATTTTGGGGATGGAACCGCCAACCTCGGGCAAAGTATGGATTGACGGAGTGAATTTGTACAATATGGACGAAGACGAGATTGTCCGACATAGAAAAGAGAGAATCGGGATTGTTTTTCAGCAATCGATTTGGATAAAGTCACTAACCGTGTTGGAAAATGTAAGTTTCCCAAACAGGCTTAAAGGGATGAGCAAGGAGGAGGCGGAATCGTTGGCCTTGGAGACTCTAAAGTCAGTGACACTGGATAATTGGGCTCATCACCACCCTTCGGAACTGTCTTCGGGGCAGCAGCAAAGGGTGAGTTTGGCCAGGGCGTTGACGATTGATCCTTTGGTGATTGTGGCGGATGAACCGACGGGGAATTTGGATACGGTTTCGGGAGATGAGTTAATGGAATTGGTATCGGAGCTAAATACAAAAAGAGGGAAAACGGTGCTAATGGTGACTCACGACTTGGAATATTTGAGATACGCAAATAAGCTGTTTCATATAATTGATGGGGAACTAGTAGAAGAAGTGGACGGGAAGGGGGCGATGGAATTGGCACAAAAGTTGAAAAGTAAAAAAGGTCTGCGAACGAGAACGACGGTTCGCGATAAGAATTTTTTAGTCAGTAATAAAGAAAAATATGTGGCAAAATAG
- a CDS encoding FtsX-like permease family protein produces the protein MWQNRLIKIKEKFLTTGVFLWSNVVFIAILYVYVTRALIIRLLRLRVLGFVPRLIHLEILVKILDKVTKSIDFDVKNQVSRGYLVELAFRNMKSKKNRTVVTIGGVALGVGAIVFLVSMGYGLERMVISKVARLDELKMADVSSGKAASLTMNDEIIKRIKGLDGVAEVIPMVSMVSKVRYNNSVLDVMTYGVDERYLKAVNAKFLNGEPFKNKNGDIMSMVPIEYSGEGEVAGIEQEVVWVQKGEKVEDGVIRFNVAEGKKVLVYEDCDTDSTAAGEVIRSEGGYIGEEVWGEVYGEADSAVVGKDVYQEVTYSKWVRTKAPLWKVDDKGVAIPYLDGVGKQKWTIGCIKSEDLIIEAQSMEEFNADNLDEYIFGLENKILGETISSASASRTASTSAELVAVEASSSAVLFETIVATDSAGVEWVELRKIGEDKNKLMEIEYTTEPVAEAYVTTGLLKMLGLASSEAAGKKFMVSYIIPDGLVEGKSGRMQSVEREYKIMGVVEDDGNNFYYFHLTDTKSLGAKSYSQLKVTVVDKAKLAEVRKAIETIGFKTTSTVDTVAGIERIFGTLRLILGLLGTIALAVASLGMFNTMTVSLLERTREVGVMKSMGMLSKEVRELFLAESMIMGMGGGTLGVLFGFMMGWTLSITLSAVSVLKGQGVINISYVPWFFVAFIMFISFMVGMVTGWYPSKRARMISALNALRYE, from the coding sequence ATGTGGCAAAATAGATTGATAAAAATTAAGGAAAAATTTTTAACAACAGGGGTGTTTTTGTGGTCCAATGTGGTGTTTATTGCCATACTTTATGTCTATGTAACCAGGGCGCTAATTATCCGCTTGTTAAGGCTAAGGGTATTAGGTTTTGTGCCCAGATTGATACACTTAGAGATATTGGTAAAAATACTTGATAAGGTAACCAAGTCGATTGATTTTGACGTAAAAAACCAAGTTTCCCGGGGCTATTTGGTAGAACTGGCTTTTAGGAACATGAAATCGAAAAAGAATCGGACGGTGGTGACAATCGGAGGAGTGGCCCTGGGGGTGGGAGCAATCGTGTTTTTGGTGTCGATGGGGTATGGGCTGGAGCGGATGGTGATTTCCAAGGTGGCCAGGTTGGATGAACTAAAAATGGCAGACGTATCGTCGGGAAAGGCGGCATCGCTGACGATGAATGATGAAATAATTAAAAGAATAAAGGGTCTCGACGGAGTGGCGGAAGTTATTCCGATGGTGTCGATGGTGTCGAAGGTGAGATACAACAATTCTGTTTTGGATGTAATGACGTATGGGGTTGACGAAAGATATCTAAAAGCAGTCAATGCCAAATTTTTAAACGGGGAGCCGTTTAAGAATAAAAATGGAGACATAATGTCGATGGTCCCAATTGAATATTCGGGTGAGGGGGAGGTGGCGGGGATAGAACAGGAAGTGGTTTGGGTGCAAAAAGGGGAAAAGGTGGAAGACGGGGTAATCAGATTTAATGTGGCAGAGGGGAAGAAAGTTTTGGTGTATGAAGATTGTGACACGGATTCGACGGCTGCCGGTGAGGTAATTAGAAGTGAGGGTGGGTATATCGGGGAAGAAGTGTGGGGCGAGGTCTATGGTGAGGCCGATTCAGCCGTGGTGGGCAAAGATGTCTATCAGGAAGTAACTTATTCTAAGTGGGTCAGGACAAAGGCGCCTCTCTGGAAGGTGGATGATAAGGGAGTGGCGATTCCGTATCTGGATGGAGTGGGGAAGCAAAAATGGACAATCGGCTGTATTAAATCAGAGGATCTAATCATTGAGGCGCAGAGCATGGAAGAGTTTAATGCGGATAATCTGGACGAGTATATCTTTGGGTTGGAAAACAAGATTTTGGGAGAGACAATTTCTTCTGCCTCGGCTAGCCGGACGGCTTCGACCTCGGCGGAGTTGGTAGCGGTAGAGGCCAGTTCGAGTGCGGTCCTATTTGAGACGATAGTGGCCACAGATTCGGCCGGGGTAGAATGGGTGGAATTAAGAAAGATTGGAGAGGACAAAAATAAGCTGATGGAAATTGAGTACACGACGGAACCGGTGGCAGAGGCTTATGTGACCACCGGTTTGCTAAAGATGTTGGGTTTGGCCTCCAGTGAAGCGGCGGGGAAAAAGTTTATGGTTTCATATATTATCCCCGACGGACTAGTAGAGGGGAAAAGTGGCAGGATGCAATCGGTCGAGAGGGAGTACAAGATTATGGGAGTGGTGGAGGATGATGGCAATAACTTTTATTATTTTCATTTGACAGATACAAAAAGTTTAGGGGCTAAAAGTTATTCACAGCTCAAAGTGACGGTGGTTGATAAAGCTAAGTTGGCTGAAGTCAGAAAAGCGATTGAGACGATTGGTTTTAAAACAACTAGCACGGTAGATACGGTGGCGGGGATTGAGCGGATTTTTGGAACTTTGAGATTGATTTTGGGGCTGTTGGGAACAATTGCTTTGGCGGTGGCCTCGTTGGGGATGTTCAATACTATGACGGTGTCGCTTTTGGAGCGGACCAGGGAGGTGGGGGTAATGAAGTCAATGGGAATGTTGTCGAAAGAAGTGAGAGAATTATTTTTGGCCGAATCGATGATTATGGGAATGGGAGGAGGGACATTGGGGGTGCTGTTTGGATTTATGATGGGTTGGACTTTATCGATAACATTGTCGGCGGTATCGGTGCTAAAGGGGCAGGGGGTGATAAATATTTCGTATGTGCCATGGTTTTTTGTAGCTTTTATTATGTTTATTTCTTTTATGGTGGGGATGGTGACCGGGTGGTATCCCAGTAAACGGGCGAGAATGATTTCGGCTTTGAATGCGTTGAGGTATGAATAA
- the leuS gene encoding leucine--tRNA ligase — MNFAEIEPKWLKFWNEHPELYRATESESLKAMPAGRQVLKSESKKDKKYILVEFPYPSGSGLHVGHAFSFTAADIYARFKRMQGYNVMFPMGWDAFGLPTENYAIKMKRKPQEIARENIDMFREQAKRLALSFDWEREVSTIDPNYYKWTQWIFIQLFKKGLAYKKEMPINWCPSCKIGLANEEVVDGKCERCGAEVSRRNISQWVVKITNYADRLLEGLKNTDFIDKVKQAQINWIDRKEWIDITYPIEGTKETVTVATTRPDTNFGATFIVLAPEHDLVSKLTTGMLKTDQDLKEIKNYVVKAKRKSELERQREVTGRDKTGVFTGLYAINHLTNKKMPIWITDFVLATVGTGAVVGVPGHDIRDFEFAKQFGLEVKRVVVGKDGDKSEIIKKEQVQEEEGEMVNSGFLDGLGIHEATKKVMDYLEEKGWGKRSIRYHLRDWIFSRQHYWGEPIPMIFCEKCAENQTLPPAPSLDRAGEKEILPCQGEMAEGQRGLNCGWVPVPEDQLPIKLPEVEAYEPTEDGKSPLSKIESFVKCKCPVCGGEAKRETDTMPNWAGSDWYYLAYLLPNMRESESQKSKVESNKGNIFIENQEKLREWMPVDIYIGGDEHNTLHLLYSRFIYQFLWDLGVVPKEYPEPYIKRVSHGVILGPDNQRMSKSKGNIIVPEKVSEVYGVDVIRCYLMFMGPFDAVMAWNEKTLMGVKRFLDRFSKYINDQLRITHLGGQANYELDIVSASKAEDKVFINKMVAGVTKDLEEFGYNTAIAKMMEGINQLRINNYELRIEEIKTLIKLIAPFAPYLGEELWSMCGEKGSVHVSAWPVAEDKYLVEKTITIAVAINGKVRDQIEVESLKVLKSESKEEIIAEAKKLEKIQKWLEGKKIIREIYVPGKMVNFVVE; from the coding sequence ATGAATTTTGCTGAAATCGAGCCAAAATGGTTAAAGTTTTGGAATGAGCATCCGGAGCTTTATAGAGCCACTGAGTCTGAAAGTCTGAAAGCCATGCCTGCCGGCAGGCAGGTCTTAAAGTCTGAAAGTAAAAAAGATAAAAAATACATTTTGGTGGAGTTTCCGTATCCGAGTGGAAGCGGATTGCATGTTGGTCATGCTTTTAGTTTTACGGCAGCAGACATATATGCCAGGTTTAAGAGAATGCAGGGGTATAATGTGATGTTTCCTATGGGGTGGGATGCGTTTGGACTGCCGACTGAGAATTATGCAATAAAGATGAAGCGGAAACCACAAGAGATTGCCCGGGAGAATATTGATATGTTTAGGGAGCAGGCGAAGAGGTTGGCGCTTTCTTTTGATTGGGAGAGAGAAGTAAGCACGATTGATCCAAATTATTATAAATGGACTCAATGGATTTTTATACAATTATTTAAGAAGGGATTGGCATACAAGAAAGAGATGCCGATTAATTGGTGTCCTTCATGTAAAATCGGTTTGGCAAATGAAGAAGTAGTGGATGGGAAGTGTGAACGGTGTGGGGCAGAAGTTTCAAGAAGAAATATTTCCCAATGGGTGGTAAAAATTACTAATTATGCAGACCGACTGCTAGAAGGGTTAAAAAATACCGATTTTATCGATAAAGTAAAACAGGCGCAGATAAACTGGATTGATCGTAAAGAATGGATCGATATTACTTATCCGATTGAAGGAACGAAAGAAACAGTGACAGTGGCAACGACCAGGCCGGATACAAATTTTGGAGCGACTTTTATTGTGTTGGCGCCGGAACATGATTTGGTAAGTAAGTTGACAACCGGAATGCTAAAAACGGATCAGGACTTAAAAGAGATAAAGAACTATGTGGTTAAAGCTAAGAGGAAATCGGAATTAGAAAGGCAGCGGGAAGTAACCGGTAGGGATAAAACGGGGGTGTTTACCGGATTGTATGCAATTAACCACTTAACAAATAAAAAAATGCCGATTTGGATAACGGATTTTGTATTGGCAACAGTGGGAACGGGGGCGGTGGTTGGAGTGCCGGGACACGATATTCGTGATTTTGAATTTGCCAAGCAATTTGGTCTGGAGGTGAAAAGAGTAGTAGTAGGTAAAGATGGTGATAAATCGGAAATAATCAAAAAGGAACAGGTTCAGGAAGAGGAGGGGGAGATGGTCAATTCCGGTTTTCTTGACGGACTCGGTATCCATGAGGCAACAAAAAAGGTTATGGATTATTTGGAAGAGAAGGGGTGGGGGAAAAGATCGATCAGATATCACTTAAGAGACTGGATATTTTCCAGGCAGCATTATTGGGGAGAGCCAATACCGATGATTTTTTGCGAAAAATGCGCAGAAAATCAAACCCTACCCCCGGCCCCTTCCCTTGACAGGGCAGGGGAAAAAGAAATTCTCCCTTGTCAAGGGGAGATGGCCGAAGGCCAGAGGGGTTTGAATTGCGGTTGGGTTCCGGTGCCGGAGGATCAACTGCCAATTAAGTTGCCGGAGGTTGAGGCGTATGAGCCGACTGAGGACGGGAAGAGCCCGTTGTCAAAAATTGAAAGCTTTGTGAAGTGCAAATGCCCGGTATGCGGGGGCGAGGCAAAGAGGGAAACGGATACAATGCCAAACTGGGCGGGATCTGACTGGTATTATCTCGCATATTTATTACCTAATATGCGAGAGTCTGAAAGTCAAAAGTCAAAAGTCGAAAGTAATAAGGGAAATATTTTTATTGAAAATCAAGAGAAACTAAGAGAATGGATGCCGGTTGATATATATATTGGCGGGGATGAACACAATACTTTGCATTTGCTGTATTCCCGGTTTATTTACCAGTTTTTATGGGATTTGGGAGTGGTCCCCAAAGAGTATCCGGAGCCGTATATAAAGCGGGTATCGCATGGGGTGATTTTGGGGCCGGATAATCAGAGGATGAGTAAGTCGAAGGGAAATATAATAGTGCCGGAAAAGGTGTCTGAGGTATATGGAGTGGATGTGATTAGGTGCTATCTAATGTTTATGGGACCGTTTGATGCAGTAATGGCATGGAATGAAAAAACTTTAATGGGGGTGAAGAGGTTTTTGGATAGGTTTAGTAAATATATTAATGATCAATTACGAATTACCCACCTCGGCGGGCAGGCGAATTACGAATTAGACATAGTGTCTGCTAGCAAAGCCGAGGATAAAGTGTTTATCAATAAGATGGTGGCCGGGGTGACAAAGGACTTAGAAGAATTTGGCTATAACACGGCGATAGCGAAGATGATGGAAGGAATAAATCAATTACGAATTAATAATTACGAATTACGAATTGAGGAAATAAAAACGTTAATTAAATTAATTGCGCCGTTTGCGCCGTATTTGGGGGAGGAGCTTTGGAGCATGTGTGGAGAAAAGGGGTCGGTACATGTTTCTGCCTGGCCGGTGGCAGAGGATAAGTATTTGGTTGAGAAGACAATTACAATAGCGGTGGCGATTAATGGAAAAGTGAGGGATCAGATAGAAGTCGAAAGTCTAAAAGTCTTAAAGTCTGAAAGTAAAGAAGAAATTATTGCGGAGGCAAAGAAATTGGAAAAGATTCAAAAGTGGCTGGAAGGAAAGAAGATTATCAGAGAAATATATGTGCCGGGGAAGATGGTTAATTTTGTAGTAGAGTAG